The Argentina anserina chromosome 3, drPotAnse1.1, whole genome shotgun sequence genome includes a region encoding these proteins:
- the LOC126788379 gene encoding 21.7 kDa class VI heat shock protein: MTTTTHKKLEIFTDDQTPQKWCVLLREEVFKKLMSQGSPIVHKVFGGGSFFSPLLFGKFFDPSDAFPLWEFESDILLSSLRSSGQSTIDWFQTDQDYVLKAELPGGGKNSVQVYAENGKVLEISGQWKQQQPKTNTTRDWRSEQWWEYGYVRRLELPQDADWRKIEAYVTNDQMLEIKLHKIKNPLDSDNNQNATA, translated from the exons ATGACTACCACCACTCACAagaagcttgaaatttttacagatGATCAAACTCCACAGAAATGGTGTGTTCTATTGAGAGAAGAAGTGTTCAAGAAGTTAATGTCACAAGGTAGTCCAATAGTGCACAAGGTGTTTGGTGGTGGATCATTTTTCAGTCCTCTTTTGTTTGGGAAATTCTTTGATCCATCTGATGCCTTTCCACTGTGGGAGTTTGAGTCAGATATCTTATTGTCTAGTCTAAGAAGCTCTGGCCAAAGCACTATTGATTGGTTTCAGACAGATCAGGATTATGTTCTCAAAGCAGAACTACCAG GAGGAGGGAAAAACAGTGTTCAAGTGTATGCTGAAAATGGGAAGGTTTTGGAGATTAGCGGGCAGTGGAAACAGCAGCAGCCCAAGACAAACACTACAAGAGATTGGAGAAGTGAGCAGTGGTGGGAATATGGGTATGTAAGGAGGCTTGAGCTCCCACAAGATGCAGATTGGAGAAAGATAGAGGCATATGTGACAAATGACCAGATGTTGGAAATCAAACTTCACAAGATCAAGAACCCCTTGGATTCTGATAATAATCAGAACGCAACTGCATAA